From Desulfuromonas soudanensis, the proteins below share one genomic window:
- a CDS encoding 4Fe-4S binding protein, with the protein MFDNLLEIKGLGPLLRSPWPWRLVRLAGLLVLLAMTAYGWHHHAIPGVEVADPLMYTNFASYFFWVLWMMGVVFLALLMGRAWCTVCPLGWINGLIARLGLNRPLPSWLDNFVPVTLALIALQLAVYFLAIHRFPDYTAALLALMLLLAVGAGLIFRKRSFCTLFCPAGAVFGLYARVAPFQLRVRDGEVCNACESKNCVSGAPLQKRLTLGSAVLTWQGHRADCPADLVLAGIEESATCSLCLHCVQNCDNDNIVLGRRPWLADLGRGGLRPSETLFFLVLLGMVTANFSKVYVDLREVIFWAPQQAAVLLGWASGGYYLLTALWVALVFPLLLLLPGYLVLRLGELQVETLPVSSSAPPAPAAAAPHRSGFWNTLGELALPLIPMVLSAHVVLAVVKLNAKGGYLPFVMADPSGVKSYLAISVMNTVAAPGVLIPLDILKWLALALLIGGYLLALAGTRRAAASLGGEKVKTYLLAAMVPVTLVAAIYGSTLFTWLFIR; encoded by the coding sequence ATGTTCGACAACCTTCTCGAAATCAAGGGGCTCGGTCCGCTCCTGCGCTCCCCCTGGCCCTGGCGCCTGGTCCGTCTGGCCGGGCTCCTGGTCCTTCTGGCGATGACCGCCTACGGCTGGCACCATCACGCCATCCCCGGGGTCGAGGTTGCCGACCCGCTGATGTACACCAACTTCGCCAGCTACTTCTTCTGGGTGCTGTGGATGATGGGGGTGGTCTTTCTTGCCCTCCTCATGGGGCGGGCCTGGTGCACCGTCTGCCCCCTGGGGTGGATCAACGGCCTGATCGCCCGCCTCGGCCTCAATCGCCCCCTCCCTTCCTGGCTCGACAACTTCGTGCCGGTGACCCTGGCCCTGATCGCCCTGCAGCTGGCGGTCTATTTTCTCGCCATCCACCGCTTTCCCGACTACACCGCCGCCCTTCTGGCCCTCATGCTCCTGCTGGCTGTCGGCGCCGGGCTGATCTTTCGCAAGCGCTCCTTCTGCACCCTCTTCTGCCCCGCCGGAGCGGTCTTCGGTCTCTACGCCCGGGTCGCCCCTTTTCAGCTGCGGGTGCGGGACGGGGAAGTCTGCAACGCCTGCGAGTCCAAAAACTGCGTCTCCGGTGCGCCTCTGCAGAAGCGCCTCACCCTGGGATCGGCGGTCCTCACCTGGCAGGGGCACCGAGCCGACTGCCCCGCCGATCTGGTTCTCGCCGGGATCGAGGAGAGCGCCACCTGCTCCCTGTGCCTGCACTGCGTGCAGAACTGCGACAACGACAACATCGTCCTCGGTCGCCGCCCCTGGCTGGCGGATCTGGGGCGCGGCGGCCTGCGCCCGAGCGAGACCCTCTTCTTTCTCGTCCTCCTCGGGATGGTGACCGCCAACTTCAGCAAGGTCTACGTCGACCTGCGCGAGGTGATCTTCTGGGCTCCGCAGCAGGCCGCTGTTCTCCTTGGCTGGGCCTCCGGCGGCTATTACCTGCTCACCGCCCTCTGGGTGGCCCTGGTCTTTCCCCTGTTGCTTCTGTTGCCGGGGTATCTGGTGCTGCGCCTCGGCGAGCTGCAGGTCGAAACGCTCCCCGTTTCCTCCTCTGCTCCTCCGGCGCCTGCCGCGGCGGCGCCCCACCGCTCGGGCTTCTGGAACACCCTCGGCGAGCTCGCCCTGCCGCTGATCCCCATGGTGCTTTCGGCCCACGTGGTGCTGGCGGTGGTCAAGCTTAACGCCAAGGGGGGGTATCTCCCCTTCGTTATGGCCGACCCGAGCGGGGTGAAGAGCTATCTGGCGATCAGCGTCATGAACACCGTTGCGGCCCCGGGGGTCCTCATCCCCCTCGACATCCTCAAATGGCTGGCGCTGGCCCTCCTTATCGGCGGCTATCTCCTCGCCCTGGCCGGGACGCGGCGCGCCGCCGCCTCCCTCGGCGGCGAAAAGGTGAAGACCTATCTGCTCGCCGCCATGGTTCCGGTCACCCTGGTCGCCGCCATCTACGGCTCGACCCTCTTCACCTGGCTCTTTATCCGATGA
- a CDS encoding NosD domain-containing protein, which yields MATARIAPLLLLLLAGCLNPSGQPVTPAEPREVAGILRGETVLEGDVLFSGDVLIPAGSTLTLRPGTRVRIQVSESTRIDPEYLSPATELLVRGTLNILGTPEAPVVFLTTEAPGSEVGDDPLWAGIILDGAAAILRHLQLSRAETGVLCLRSSPRVEGSVFSECRYGLIAQQGSAPLLVGNTFKNGEGGVFCWLGSDPVLEGNGIVGNAEEGVFVDATSRPTLAGNRITGNAIGLALYPRDLVYDPTQIRENEENIRLLGPEEVSP from the coding sequence ATGGCGACTGCCCGCATCGCTCCCTTGCTCCTTCTGCTCCTCGCCGGCTGCCTGAATCCCTCCGGGCAGCCGGTCACCCCCGCCGAACCCCGGGAGGTGGCGGGAATCCTCCGCGGCGAGACGGTGCTGGAAGGGGATGTCCTCTTCAGCGGCGACGTGCTGATTCCGGCGGGGAGCACCCTGACGCTGCGCCCGGGAACCCGGGTGCGCATCCAGGTCTCCGAGAGCACCCGCATCGACCCCGAATACCTTTCGCCGGCCACCGAGCTCCTGGTGCGCGGGACCCTCAACATCCTCGGGACTCCGGAGGCGCCGGTGGTCTTCCTGACCACGGAGGCTCCCGGGTCGGAGGTCGGGGACGACCCCCTGTGGGCCGGAATCATTCTCGACGGCGCTGCCGCAATCCTGCGCCACCTGCAGCTCTCCCGGGCCGAGACCGGAGTCCTCTGTCTCCGCTCCTCGCCGCGGGTCGAAGGGAGCGTCTTTTCCGAATGTCGCTACGGCCTCATCGCCCAGCAGGGGAGTGCGCCTCTTCTTGTGGGAAATACCTTCAAAAACGGCGAGGGGGGGGTCTTCTGCTGGCTCGGCTCCGATCCCGTCCTCGAGGGGAACGGCATCGTCGGCAACGCAGAGGAGGGGGTGTTCGTCGATGCCACCAGCCGTCCGACCCTGGCGGGCAACCGCATCACCGGCAACGCCATCGGGCTGGCCCTCTATCCCCGCGACCTCGTCTACGATCCGACCCAGATCCGGGAGAACGAAGAAAATATCCGCCTCCTCGGGCCGGAGGAGGTGTCGCCATGA